The Papio anubis isolate 15944 chromosome 1, Panubis1.0, whole genome shotgun sequence genome window below encodes:
- the GPR25 gene encoding probable G-protein coupled receptor 25, which translates to MDPTEPWSPSPGSGAWDYSGLDGLEELELCPAGDLPYGYVYIPALYLAAFAMGLLGNAFVVWLLAGRRGPRRLVDTFVLHLAAADLGLVLTLPLWAAAAALGGRWPFGEGLCKLSSFALAGTRCAGALLLAGMSMDRYLAVVKLLEARPLRTPRCALASCCGVWAVALLAGLPSLVYRGLQPLPGGHGSQCGEEPSHTFQGLSLLLLLLTFVLPLVVTLFCYCRISRRLRRTPHVGRVRRNSLRIIFAIESTFVGSWLPFSALRAVFHLARLGALPLPCPLLLALRWGLTIATCLAFVNSCANPLIYLLLDRSFRARALDAACGRTGRLARRISSASSLSRDDSSVFRCRAQAANTASAPW; encoded by the coding sequence ATGGACCCCACAGAGCCCTGGAGTCCCAGCCCGGGGTCAGGGGCCTGGGACTACTCGGGGTTGGACGGCCTGGAGGAGCTGGAGCTGTGTCCGGCCGGGGACCTGCCCTACGGCTACGTCTACATCCCTGCACTCTACCTGGCGGCCTTCGCCATGGGCCTGCTGGGCAACGCCTTCGTGGTGTGGCTGCTGGCCGGGCGGCGCGGCCCACGGCGGCTAGTGGACACCTTCGTGCTGCACTTGGCGGCCGCTGACCTGGGCTTAGTGCTCACACTGCCGCTGTGGGCCGCGGCGGCGGCGCTAGGCGGCCGCTGGCCGTTCGGCGAGGGCCTCTGCAAGCTCAGCAGCTTCGCGCTGGCGGGCACGCGCTGCGCGGGCGCACTGCTGCTGGCTGGCATGAGCATGGACCGCTACCTGGCCGTGGTGAAGCTGCTCGAGGCGCGGCCCTTGCGCACCCCGCGCTGCGCGCTGGCCTCGTGCTGCGGCGTCTGGGCCGTGGCGCTGCTGGCTGGCCTGCCCTCCCTGGTCTACCGGGGGCTGCAACCCCTGCCTGGGGGCCACGGCAGCCAGTGCGGGGAGGAGCCCTCCCACACCTTCCAGGGCCTCagcttgctgctgctgctgctgacctTCGTGTTGCCCCTGGTCGTCACCCTCTTCTGCTACTGCCGCATCTCGCGCCGCCTGCGCCGGACGCCGCACGTGGGTCGGGTCCGGAGGAACTCGCTGCGCATCATCTTCGCCATCGAGAGCACGTTCGTGGGCTCCTGGCTGCCCTTCAGCGCCCTGCGGGCCGTCTTCCACCTGGCGCGTCTGGGGGCGCTGCCGCTGCCGTGCCCCCTGCTGCTGGCGCTGCGCTGGGGCCTCACCATCGCCACCTGCCTGGCCTTCGTCAACAGCTGCGCCAACCCGCTCATCTACCTCCTGCTGGACCGCTCATTCCGAGCCCGGGCGCTGGACGCGGCCTGCGGGCGCACCGGCCGCCTGGCGCGAAGGATCAGCTCGGCCTCCTCGCTCTCCAGGGACGACAGTTCCGTGTTCCGTTGCCGGGCCCAGGCCGCTAACACTGCCTCGGCCCCCTGGTAG